One genomic window of Halogeometricum sp. S3BR5-2 includes the following:
- a CDS encoding isoaspartyl peptidase/L-asparaginase encodes MRVIVHGGAGGVPEEPEPRQQTLDEAAATGASRETPADAVEAAVRALESDPAFNAGVGGAVQSDGRVRTDAGLMTSDFEAGAAAGMDGVEHAVSVARTVLAETPHVLVAGRPAVDVAEEFGVETGVDLFTAETRERWEDADPPEGSPRDHLAWLESKFGESSATASNEADLSDHDTVGAVASNGEEFAAATSTGGRWFALAGRVGDVPQIGSGFYAAPAGAASATGAGEDIAKATLTRRAVRHVESGMDAQAAAELAVGEFEELTGSEAGVIVADEEGVGSAFNTEGMQTAVAER; translated from the coding sequence ATGCGAGTCATCGTCCACGGCGGCGCCGGCGGCGTCCCCGAGGAACCGGAGCCGAGACAGCAGACGCTCGACGAGGCGGCCGCGACGGGGGCGTCCCGCGAGACGCCCGCCGACGCCGTCGAGGCGGCCGTCCGCGCCCTCGAATCGGACCCGGCGTTCAACGCGGGCGTCGGCGGCGCCGTCCAGTCCGACGGCCGCGTCCGCACCGACGCGGGCCTGATGACGAGCGACTTCGAGGCGGGCGCGGCGGCGGGCATGGACGGCGTCGAACACGCCGTCTCCGTCGCTCGGACAGTGCTGGCGGAGACGCCGCACGTCCTCGTCGCCGGCCGGCCCGCCGTCGACGTCGCGGAGGAGTTCGGCGTCGAGACGGGCGTCGACCTGTTCACCGCCGAGACGCGGGAGCGCTGGGAGGACGCCGACCCGCCGGAGGGGTCCCCCCGGGACCACCTCGCGTGGCTCGAATCGAAGTTCGGCGAGTCGAGCGCGACGGCGTCGAACGAGGCGGACCTCTCGGACCACGACACCGTCGGCGCCGTCGCCTCGAACGGGGAGGAGTTCGCCGCCGCCACCTCCACCGGCGGACGGTGGTTCGCCCTCGCCGGCCGCGTCGGCGACGTGCCGCAGATAGGCTCCGGTTTCTACGCCGCGCCCGCCGGCGCCGCCTCGGCGACGGGCGCGGGCGAGGACATCGCCAAGGCCACGCTCACCCGTCGGGCCGTCCGCCACGTCGAGTCCGGCATGGACGCACAGGCGGCCGCGGAGTTGGCCGTCGGCGAGTTCGAGGAACTCACCGGCTCGGAGGCGGGCGTCATCGTCGCCGACGAGGAGGGCGTCGGCAGCGCGTTCAACACCGAGGGGATGCAGACGGCCGTCGCGGAGCGGTAG
- a CDS encoding winged helix-turn-helix transcriptional regulator, producing MPPEDGERYSEEACGVIDSIQQIGSQWRLIVLHDLQDGEKRFNELKRSTGSSSRTLSRVLDDLQELGFVSRRLEEDAPVATYYSLTSKGRSLCPVFDEISDWADEWLASPPPGEDPAAVEEDEESAGTAAAQAE from the coding sequence ATGCCCCCCGAAGACGGAGAGCGATACAGCGAGGAAGCGTGCGGCGTCATCGACTCGATTCAACAGATCGGTTCGCAGTGGCGGCTCATCGTCCTGCACGACCTACAGGACGGCGAGAAGCGGTTCAACGAACTGAAGCGCTCGACGGGGTCGAGTTCGCGGACGCTCTCGCGCGTCCTCGACGACCTGCAGGAACTCGGCTTCGTCTCCCGCCGACTGGAGGAGGACGCCCCGGTGGCGACGTACTACTCGCTCACCTCGAAGGGGCGGTCGCTCTGCCCCGTCTTCGACGAGATAAGCGACTGGGCCGACGAGTGGTTGGCCTCGCCGCCGCCGGGCGAGGACCCCGCGGCGGTCGAGGAGGACGAGGAGTCGGCGGGGACGGCCGCCGCGCAGGCCGAGTAA
- a CDS encoding DsbA family oxidoreductase, producing MSDAASAEQITVYSDYVCPFCYLGRESLRQYQESREDELEIDWHPFDLRSGKRNPDGTIDHDVDDGKDDDYYEQAKENVRRLQERYDVEMDLDIATDVDSLPAQVASYYVREHYDYGTWLAFDVAIFDALWTEGEDIGDEAVLVELAAEAGVDGDEIRSALDDDALRGEVREQFTEAKQQGITGVPTFAYDGYGARGAVPPEQLKRLVEGN from the coding sequence ATGAGTGACGCCGCATCCGCCGAGCAGATAACGGTCTACTCCGACTACGTCTGCCCGTTCTGTTACCTGGGACGGGAATCGCTCCGGCAGTACCAAGAGAGCCGTGAGGACGAGTTGGAGATAGACTGGCACCCGTTCGACCTTCGGAGCGGGAAGCGCAACCCCGACGGCACCATCGACCACGACGTCGACGACGGCAAGGACGACGACTACTACGAGCAGGCGAAAGAGAACGTCCGCCGCCTACAGGAGCGGTACGACGTCGAGATGGACCTCGACATCGCGACGGACGTCGACTCCCTGCCCGCGCAGGTGGCCTCCTACTACGTGCGAGAGCACTACGACTACGGGACGTGGCTGGCGTTCGACGTGGCGATATTCGACGCCCTCTGGACGGAGGGGGAGGATATCGGCGACGAGGCGGTGCTGGTCGAACTCGCCGCCGAGGCGGGCGTCGACGGCGACGAGATACGCTCGGCGCTGGACGACGACGCCCTCCGCGGGGAGGTCCGCGAGCAGTTCACCGAGGCGAAACAGCAGGGAATCACCGGCGTGCCGACGTTCGCGTACGACGGCTACGGCGCGCGCGGCGCGGTACCCCCGGAGCAGTTGAAGCGACTGGTCGAGGGGAACTGA
- a CDS encoding RNA-guided endonuclease InsQ/TnpB family protein, which translates to MKRTNTFDVVPQSDEDEELLRRLLDASAALWNEINYERREHYADPDADVWEISEYRGRYGGTLGASTVQQIERKNREAWRSFFALKKKDEANGKPGYWGNAEDGRELRTYIRNTSYSVEWGEYSRLEILIGQDLKDEYGLGYRERLRLEVRGEPNWDECDKQGRLELFWDEDAQTFRAFQPVTIDNSQLAQPLADETAALDIGANNLVACSTSTGTQLLYEGCDLFERFRETTREIARLQSLLDDGRYSSHRIRSLYRRRTRRRDHAQDALARDFIERLHGEGVSTVYVGALTDVLDTHWSVEANAKTHNFWAFRAFIDRLACTAEEYGISVEVRSEAWTSQECPQCGSTDRTTRHRDTLTCPCGFEGHADLTASETFLRRQTTVARPMARSVRLKWDDHEWSESPRSCPNEERTNPQVASVGR; encoded by the coding sequence ATGAAGCGGACCAACACATTCGACGTGGTTCCTCAGTCCGACGAGGACGAGGAGTTGCTTCGACGCCTGTTGGACGCTTCTGCCGCTCTCTGGAACGAAATCAACTACGAGCGCCGCGAACACTACGCCGACCCCGACGCGGACGTGTGGGAAATCAGTGAGTATCGCGGACGCTACGGCGGGACGCTCGGCGCGTCCACGGTTCAGCAAATCGAACGGAAGAACCGCGAAGCGTGGCGGTCGTTCTTCGCGCTCAAGAAGAAGGACGAAGCCAACGGCAAGCCCGGATACTGGGGCAACGCCGAGGACGGCCGCGAACTCCGAACGTACATCCGCAATACGTCGTACTCTGTTGAGTGGGGTGAATACTCCCGACTCGAAATCCTCATCGGGCAGGATCTAAAAGACGAGTACGGTCTTGGATACCGCGAACGCCTTCGGCTCGAAGTCCGCGGCGAACCCAACTGGGACGAGTGCGACAAGCAAGGTCGGCTGGAGTTGTTCTGGGACGAGGACGCACAGACATTCAGGGCCTTTCAGCCAGTCACTATCGACAATTCTCAGCTGGCACAACCATTGGCGGACGAAACCGCCGCTCTGGATATTGGTGCAAACAACCTCGTTGCCTGTTCGACTTCGACCGGCACGCAACTGTTGTACGAGGGGTGCGACCTGTTCGAGCGGTTCCGCGAGACGACGCGAGAAATCGCCCGGCTTCAATCGCTCTTGGACGACGGCCGGTACAGCAGTCACCGGATACGCTCGCTGTACCGACGACGGACGCGCCGCCGCGACCACGCCCAAGACGCGCTTGCCCGCGATTTCATCGAGAGATTGCACGGCGAAGGCGTCTCCACCGTGTACGTCGGCGCGTTAACGGACGTACTGGACACGCACTGGTCGGTCGAAGCGAACGCGAAGACGCACAACTTCTGGGCGTTCCGGGCGTTCATCGACCGACTCGCGTGTACCGCCGAGGAGTACGGTATCTCGGTGGAAGTCCGCTCGGAAGCGTGGACTTCTCAAGAGTGCCCGCAGTGCGGTTCAACCGACCGGACGACGCGCCACCGCGACACGCTGACGTGTCCGTGCGGCTTCGAGGGACACGCGGACCTCACGGCGTCCGAGACGTTCCTGAGACGGCAGACGACGGTAGCACGGCCGATGGCACGGTCTGTGCGCCTCAAGTGGGACGACCACGAATGGTCAGAGTCACCACGCTCTTGTCCCAACGAGGAGCGCACGAACCCGCAAGTTGCCTCCGTGGGTCGGTAA
- a CDS encoding DUF5817 domain-containing protein, which translates to MYAVVGCSECANMWIITDPKRSKTANCSRCGRTHQTKKLRSFLETEDHDAARQARAALLAKKHGDSEAFAETAHVSEMEERIEESGLDDAEYLEGSGLDAAEIESAGERAMEGRSSSTRLDAVREAVREGDRPTEGEVVAYAEERGVPGDAARDVLEKLTRRGEASESRGRYRLL; encoded by the coding sequence ATGTACGCGGTGGTCGGCTGTTCGGAGTGCGCCAACATGTGGATCATCACCGACCCGAAGCGGTCGAAGACGGCGAACTGTTCCCGGTGCGGGCGGACCCACCAGACGAAGAAACTGCGCTCGTTCCTCGAAACCGAGGACCACGACGCCGCCAGACAGGCGCGGGCGGCCCTCCTCGCCAAGAAGCACGGCGACAGCGAGGCGTTCGCCGAGACGGCGCACGTCTCCGAGATGGAGGAGCGAATCGAGGAGTCCGGTCTCGACGACGCCGAGTACCTCGAAGGCTCCGGGCTCGACGCCGCCGAAATCGAATCCGCGGGTGAGCGGGCGATGGAGGGACGCTCGTCGTCGACCCGACTCGACGCGGTCCGCGAGGCGGTCCGAGAGGGCGACCGCCCGACGGAGGGGGAGGTGGTCGCCTACGCGGAAGAGCGCGGGGTCCCCGGCGACGCGGCGCGGGACGTCCTGGAGAAACTGACGCGTCGCGGCGAGGCGTCGGAGTCGCGCGGACGGTACCGCCTGCTCTGA
- a CDS encoding oxidoreductase, translated as MTSNWTVENAPDQSGRTAVVTGANSGLGYEATRMLAEKGAHVVMAVRSPERGREAAKDVLEAVPDADLTLARLDLADLDSVRRFAEWFDGEFDELHVLANNAGVMAIPRRETEQGFEMQFGVNHLGHFALTGRLLDTLRETDGETRVVTQSSGIHENGEMDFEDLMGEDSYDKWGAYGQSKLANLLFAYELQRRLERAGEDDVLSVGCHPGYAATDLQRRGPEMEGSYLKLLGMSLANRVLAQSAEMGALPLVYAATAPDVDGGEYIGPTGFQNMRGYPGENESSADSHDEADAYRLWELSEKLTGVAYGV; from the coding sequence ATGACATCGAACTGGACTGTCGAGAACGCGCCCGACCAGTCGGGCAGGACGGCGGTCGTGACCGGGGCGAACAGCGGCCTCGGCTACGAGGCGACGCGGATGCTCGCCGAGAAGGGAGCGCACGTCGTGATGGCCGTTCGGAGCCCCGAACGCGGCCGCGAGGCCGCGAAGGACGTGCTCGAAGCGGTGCCCGACGCCGACCTCACGCTGGCGAGATTGGACCTCGCGGACCTCGACTCGGTCCGCCGGTTCGCCGAGTGGTTCGACGGCGAGTTCGACGAACTCCACGTCCTCGCCAACAACGCGGGCGTGATGGCGATTCCGCGCCGCGAGACCGAACAGGGCTTCGAGATGCAGTTCGGCGTCAACCACCTCGGTCACTTCGCGCTGACGGGCCGCCTCCTCGATACGCTCCGCGAGACGGACGGGGAGACGCGCGTCGTCACCCAGTCCAGCGGAATCCACGAGAACGGCGAGATGGACTTCGAGGACCTGATGGGCGAGGACTCCTACGACAAGTGGGGCGCCTACGGGCAGAGCAAACTGGCGAACCTGCTGTTCGCCTACGAACTCCAGCGACGCCTCGAACGCGCCGGCGAGGACGACGTGCTCAGCGTCGGTTGTCACCCCGGCTACGCCGCGACGGACCTCCAGCGGCGCGGGCCGGAGATGGAGGGGTCGTACCTCAAACTGCTGGGGATGAGCCTCGCCAACCGCGTCCTCGCCCAGAGCGCCGAGATGGGGGCGCTCCCCCTCGTCTACGCCGCCACCGCTCCGGACGTCGACGGCGGCGAGTACATCGGTCCGACCGGGTTCCAGAACATGCGCGGCTACCCCGGCGAGAACGAGTCGAGCGCCGACTCCCACGACGAGGCGGACGCCTACCGCCTGTGGGAACTGTCGGAGAAACTGACGGGCGTCGCCTACGGCGTCTGA
- a CDS encoding ABC1 kinase family protein: MSASAPDDPDGSPPSDGPADARPSRSALDAVPDSDSAHGPDPDRPSGVRVALRSLWRLLVVVYAFLPLFVAVARDRRRFLLFGRSRRTDAATRTRRATSLRDTLVSLGPTFVKLGQVLSTRPDALPAEYVEVLSTLQDEVPPDDWETVRPRIEDELGPVEEAFDEFDPDPISGASLGQVYTAVADGERVAVKVLRPGIRRVVEADLRVVERLVPVLVRFAHPGQRFTFENLAGEFADTIHEEMDYAHEAAMLRRIRRNFADDPKIRVPTAREERSTRNVLTMEYVEGTKIDRVGELDRMGVDREALARRLERAYIEMMLEHGLFHADPHPGNLAVQSDGTLVFYDFGMTGRIDAATREHMYEFYVGVATDDVDRVIDAFVAMGALDPSADRALMREAFSVAIDTLGGEDVDEYRVRQLVSEFQATLYDFPLRLPQNLALVVRVSTVLEGVCRTLAPGFDFVEEVTEYVDERGVDGGGDGEEGGDSSMRERVAREYAEDAADQFREATRTLLTVPPKLSRVLGLVERENVRVNVVLAESEAFESFAKEVVSGLLLAGNLLAVALLYALENEVTAGVAALGVPPLLVLCYVAFRRERGVRVRGNPQFTRQGMRARREEAGAPGKNGD, from the coding sequence ATGTCCGCCTCCGCTCCGGACGACCCCGACGGCTCGCCCCCGAGCGACGGCCCCGCCGACGCCCGCCCGTCCCGGTCGGCGCTCGACGCCGTCCCCGACTCCGACTCCGCTCACGGTCCCGACCCGGACCGCCCCTCCGGCGTCCGGGTGGCGCTCCGGTCGCTGTGGCGACTGCTCGTCGTCGTCTACGCGTTCCTGCCCCTCTTTGTCGCCGTCGCCCGCGACAGGCGGCGCTTCCTCCTGTTCGGCCGGTCGCGCCGGACGGACGCGGCGACCCGCACCCGGCGGGCGACGTCTCTACGGGACACTCTCGTCTCCCTCGGCCCGACGTTCGTCAAACTCGGGCAGGTGCTCTCCACCCGACCGGACGCCCTTCCGGCCGAGTACGTCGAAGTGCTCTCGACCCTCCAGGACGAGGTGCCGCCGGACGACTGGGAGACGGTCCGCCCGCGAATCGAAGACGAACTCGGCCCCGTCGAGGAGGCGTTCGACGAGTTCGACCCCGACCCCATCAGCGGCGCGAGTCTCGGGCAGGTGTACACCGCCGTCGCCGACGGCGAACGCGTCGCCGTCAAGGTGCTGCGTCCGGGCATCCGCCGCGTCGTGGAGGCGGACCTACGCGTCGTCGAGCGGTTGGTTCCGGTGCTCGTCCGCTTCGCGCACCCCGGCCAGCGCTTCACCTTCGAGAACCTCGCCGGGGAGTTCGCCGACACCATCCACGAGGAGATGGACTACGCGCACGAGGCGGCGATGCTCCGGCGGATCCGGCGGAACTTCGCGGACGACCCGAAGATTCGGGTGCCGACCGCGCGCGAGGAGCGTTCCACACGGAACGTCCTCACGATGGAGTACGTCGAGGGGACCAAGATAGACCGCGTCGGGGAACTCGACCGGATGGGCGTCGACCGGGAGGCCCTCGCGCGGCGCCTCGAACGCGCGTACATCGAGATGATGCTCGAACACGGCCTGTTCCACGCCGACCCCCACCCCGGAAATCTGGCCGTGCAGTCCGACGGCACCCTCGTCTTCTACGACTTCGGGATGACCGGCCGCATCGACGCCGCCACGCGCGAGCACATGTACGAGTTCTACGTCGGCGTCGCCACCGACGACGTCGACCGGGTGATAGACGCGTTCGTGGCGATGGGTGCGCTGGACCCGTCGGCCGACCGGGCGCTGATGCGCGAGGCGTTCTCCGTCGCCATCGACACCCTCGGCGGCGAGGACGTCGACGAGTACCGCGTCCGGCAGTTGGTCTCGGAGTTCCAAGCGACGCTGTACGACTTTCCGCTCCGCCTGCCGCAGAACCTCGCCCTCGTCGTCCGCGTCTCGACGGTGCTGGAGGGGGTCTGCCGGACGCTCGCTCCCGGCTTCGACTTCGTGGAGGAGGTGACCGAGTACGTCGACGAACGGGGAGTCGACGGCGGCGGCGACGGCGAGGAGGGGGGCGACTCGTCGATGAGAGAGCGCGTCGCCCGCGAGTACGCCGAGGACGCGGCCGACCAGTTCCGCGAGGCGACGCGGACGCTCCTGACGGTGCCGCCGAAACTGAGCCGCGTGCTGGGGTTGGTCGAACGGGAGAACGTGCGGGTGAACGTCGTCCTCGCGGAGTCGGAGGCGTTCGAGTCGTTCGCGAAGGAGGTCGTCTCGGGACTCCTGCTCGCGGGCAACCTCCTCGCCGTCGCCCTCCTGTACGCCCTCGAAAACGAGGTGACCGCCGGCGTCGCCGCCCTCGGCGTGCCGCCCCTGCTGGTGCTCTGCTACGTCGCGTTCCGGCGCGAACGCGGCGTCCGCGTCCGCGGAAACCCGCAGTTCACGAGGCAGGGGATGCGCGCCCGGCGCGAAGAGGCGGGGGCGCCGGGCAAGAACGGGGACTGA
- a CDS encoding cupin domain-containing protein gives MERVSADDVESVEAVPDVHLSVLAGAERMNVQHFRIEPGATVPSHDHEQEQVGYLTAGELTFVLEDEEVVVRAGDSYALDSEEVHAAENRGEETVEGVDIFSPPRTMADWGDE, from the coding sequence ATGGAACGCGTTTCCGCGGACGACGTCGAATCGGTCGAAGCGGTCCCGGACGTCCACCTCTCGGTGCTCGCCGGCGCCGAACGGATGAACGTCCAGCACTTCCGCATCGAACCCGGCGCGACGGTGCCCTCGCACGACCACGAACAGGAGCAGGTGGGCTACCTCACCGCGGGCGAACTCACCTTCGTCCTCGAAGACGAGGAAGTGGTCGTCCGCGCGGGCGACTCCTACGCCCTCGACAGCGAGGAGGTGCACGCCGCCGAGAACCGCGGCGAGGAGACGGTCGAGGGCGTCGACATCTTCAGTCCGCCGCGGACGATGGCCGACTGGGGGGACGAGTAG
- the icd gene encoding isocitrate dehydrogenase (NADP(+)) has product MSYDQIDVPENGEKITVADEETGELSVPDNPIIPIIHGDGIGTDVGPAAQKVLDAAAEATGRSIEWLRVYAGESAREKYDENLPEDTVSAIKEHHVAIKGPLTTPVGAGFRSLNVALRQKLDLYANVRPTYHLDGVPSPVKNPEAMDMVFFRENTEDVYAGIEWEAGTDEVQKVKQFLSEEMDAGDKLHDGPIGIGVKPITEFGTKRLVRQSIEYAIENDRDTVTLVHKGNIMKFTEGAFRDWGYELAEEEFGDETITEDELWEEHDGEQPEDKIVVKDRIADNMLQQLLTRTDQYDVIATMNLNGDYMSDAAGAQIGGLGIAPGANFGDARCLAEPVHGSAPKYAGEDKVNPTAMILSGRLMFEYMGWDDAEQLVHDAVEQTISDGDVTYDLERQIEGGNKLATSEFADKIVENIEELA; this is encoded by the coding sequence ATGAGCTACGATCAGATCGACGTTCCCGAGAACGGGGAGAAGATCACGGTCGCCGACGAGGAGACGGGTGAGCTGTCGGTTCCGGACAACCCGATCATCCCGATCATCCACGGCGACGGTATCGGGACGGACGTCGGCCCGGCCGCGCAGAAAGTGCTCGACGCCGCCGCCGAGGCGACCGGTCGCTCCATCGAGTGGCTCCGCGTCTACGCCGGCGAGTCCGCCCGCGAGAAGTACGACGAGAACCTCCCGGAGGACACCGTATCGGCCATCAAAGAGCACCACGTCGCCATCAAGGGTCCGCTCACGACGCCCGTCGGCGCCGGCTTCCGCTCGCTCAACGTCGCGCTCCGCCAGAAGCTCGACCTGTACGCGAACGTCCGCCCGACGTACCACCTCGACGGCGTCCCGTCGCCCGTCAAGAACCCCGAGGCGATGGACATGGTGTTCTTCCGGGAGAACACCGAGGACGTCTACGCCGGCATCGAGTGGGAGGCCGGCACCGACGAGGTCCAGAAGGTCAAGCAGTTCCTCTCCGAGGAGATGGACGCCGGCGACAAACTGCACGACGGCCCCATCGGTATCGGCGTCAAGCCCATCACCGAGTTCGGCACGAAGCGCCTCGTCCGCCAGTCCATCGAGTACGCCATCGAGAACGACCGCGACACGGTGACCCTCGTCCACAAGGGTAACATCATGAAGTTCACCGAGGGCGCGTTCCGCGACTGGGGCTACGAACTCGCCGAAGAGGAGTTCGGCGACGAGACCATCACCGAGGACGAACTCTGGGAGGAGCACGACGGCGAGCAGCCCGAGGACAAGATCGTCGTCAAGGACCGCATCGCGGACAACATGCTCCAGCAGCTCCTGACGCGGACCGACCAGTACGACGTCATCGCGACGATGAACCTGAACGGCGACTACATGTCCGACGCCGCGGGCGCTCAGATCGGCGGCCTCGGCATCGCGCCCGGCGCCAACTTCGGCGACGCGCGCTGTCTCGCCGAACCCGTCCACGGCTCCGCGCCCAAGTACGCGGGCGAGGACAAGGTGAACCCGACGGCGATGATCCTCTCGGGTCGCCTGATGTTCGAGTACATGGGCTGGGACGACGCCGAGCAACTCGTCCACGACGCCGTCGAACAGACCATCTCCGACGGCGACGTCACGTACGACCTCGAACGCCAGATCGAGGGCGGCAACAAGCTCGCCACCAGCGAGTTCGCCGACAAGATCGTCGAGAACATCGAAGAGTTGGCCTAA
- a CDS encoding ring-cleaving dioxygenase has protein sequence MNTTGIHHVTAVAGDPTENVRFYTDVLGLRLVKRTVNFDDTHTYHLYFGDETGSPGTAMTFFPFGEGRPGRPGRGQAVATAFVVPEGSLGYWRDRLESLDVTVGEEEDRFGAGVLPFEDGDGQPLELVEGETDVEPWADGPVPETHAVRGFHGVTLQSADPGATGRVLELLGFERTDEAGDRVRYVADGDRATVVDLLTRESPRGRPGVGTVHHVAFRVPDVETQTAWRERLSEAGQNVTPRKDRQYFQSIYFREPGGVLFEVATDGPGFTADESVESLGSDLKLPSWLEDDREEIAAHLPPLDGVAGAETGTEAGAGTGEASD, from the coding sequence ATGAACACCACAGGCATCCACCACGTCACGGCCGTCGCGGGCGACCCGACCGAGAACGTGCGGTTCTACACCGACGTGCTCGGCCTCCGACTCGTCAAGCGCACGGTGAACTTCGACGACACGCACACCTACCACCTCTACTTCGGCGACGAGACGGGGTCGCCCGGCACCGCGATGACGTTCTTCCCGTTCGGCGAGGGCCGACCCGGGCGACCCGGCCGCGGGCAGGCCGTCGCCACGGCGTTCGTCGTCCCCGAGGGGAGCCTCGGCTACTGGCGCGACAGACTCGAATCGCTCGACGTGACCGTCGGCGAGGAGGAAGACCGGTTCGGCGCGGGCGTCCTCCCCTTCGAAGACGGCGACGGCCAACCGCTGGAACTGGTCGAGGGCGAGACGGACGTCGAACCGTGGGCGGACGGACCGGTTCCCGAAACGCACGCCGTCCGCGGCTTCCACGGCGTCACGCTCCAGTCGGCGGACCCCGGCGCGACGGGCCGCGTCCTCGAACTTCTCGGGTTCGAGCGCACCGACGAGGCGGGCGACAGAGTCCGCTACGTCGCCGACGGCGACCGGGCGACGGTCGTCGACCTCCTGACGCGCGAGTCGCCGCGGGGACGGCCCGGCGTCGGCACCGTCCACCACGTCGCCTTCCGCGTCCCCGACGTCGAGACGCAGACGGCGTGGCGCGAGCGACTCTCGGAGGCGGGCCAGAACGTCACGCCGCGGAAGGACAGACAGTACTTCCAGTCCATCTACTTCCGGGAACCCGGCGGCGTCCTCTTCGAGGTGGCGACGGACGGCCCCGGCTTCACCGCCGACGAGTCCGTCGAGTCGCTCGGGTCGGACCTGAAACTCCCGTCGTGGCTGGAGGACGACCGCGAGGAGATAGCGGCGCACCTGCCGCCCCTCGACGGCGTCGCCGGGGCGGAGACGGGAACCGAGGCCGGGGCCGGAACCGGGGAGGCGTCGGACTGA
- a CDS encoding cation diffusion facilitator family transporter yields MAESKSVVVASLIANGSIAVMKFVGFLLTGSAAMLSETYQSISDTGNQIFLLFGLRYSKQRANRDHPFGYGKAQFFYAFLVSVLLFGVAGIESARKGYETLVGGGSFHISNATIPVIEVTLSGAQISYAVLLFAIAFESWALKKAYDGIQAQIVEHNWSGLREAFRKTSDVTTLTALVEDAIALAGAAIGIVGIYLTEQTGNTMYDGIAALLIGLLLMGFAVALAWQNKRLLLGESLPEEDEQRLRGIVTSGDGVERLVDFRTVYFGPEEIVVTADVAFDSSLDADTIDDRISRIKAAIMDAEPQVRKAYLEPQT; encoded by the coding sequence ATGGCAGAGAGTAAGTCGGTCGTCGTCGCCTCCCTCATCGCCAACGGCTCTATCGCCGTCATGAAGTTCGTCGGATTTCTCCTCACCGGGAGCGCGGCGATGCTCTCGGAGACGTACCAGTCGATATCGGACACGGGCAACCAGATATTCCTCCTGTTCGGCCTCCGCTACTCGAAACAGCGGGCGAACCGCGACCACCCGTTCGGCTACGGGAAGGCGCAGTTCTTCTACGCGTTCCTCGTCTCGGTGCTGCTGTTCGGCGTCGCGGGCATCGAGAGCGCCCGGAAGGGGTACGAGACGCTCGTCGGCGGCGGGAGCTTCCACATCAGCAACGCCACGATTCCGGTGATAGAGGTGACGCTGTCCGGGGCGCAGATCAGCTACGCCGTGCTGCTGTTCGCCATCGCCTTCGAGTCGTGGGCGCTCAAGAAGGCGTACGACGGGATACAGGCGCAGATAGTCGAGCACAACTGGAGCGGACTCCGCGAGGCCTTTCGGAAGACCAGCGACGTGACGACGCTGACGGCGCTCGTCGAGGACGCCATCGCCCTCGCGGGGGCGGCCATCGGCATCGTCGGCATCTACCTGACCGAACAGACCGGGAACACGATGTACGACGGCATCGCCGCCCTGCTCATCGGCCTGTTGCTGATGGGCTTCGCCGTCGCGCTGGCGTGGCAGAACAAGCGGCTGCTGCTCGGCGAGAGCCTCCCGGAAGAGGACGAACAGCGCCTGCGCGGCATCGTGACGAGCGGCGACGGCGTCGAGCGACTCGTCGACTTCCGGACGGTGTACTTCGGCCCCGAGGAAATCGTCGTCACCGCCGACGTGGCGTTCGATTCGAGCCTCGACGCCGACACCATCGACGACCGCATCAGCAGGATCAAAGCGGCGATAATGGACGCGGAGCCGCAGGTTCGGAAGGCGTACCTCGAACCGCAGACATGA